Within Gemmatimonadota bacterium, the genomic segment AACGCGCCGTGTGTCCTATCCAGGAGCTCGGGCACAGTGGTCTCGAAGCGCGGTTTGCCGGGTTCTCGAGTATTTTTGAGGAGAGAGGTATTGTAGTTGATGGTTTGACCATATCTAACGATGTCGAGCAGTCTGCAGGCTTGTTGCGCGACTATTTTCTCGGGCATCCCGAAACCAATGCCATCGCCACCCTGGGACCACTGCCAGCTGATGCTTTTTATCTTTTTGTGGAGGAAGAGGGAAAAAAAGCTGGCGAAATTTTGCATGTTACCCACGATACGAGTACGTCTATATTTGACCATATTCGGAGGGGATATACGGTTCAGGCTGTCGATCAACAGCCCTATTTGCAGGGTTATCTGACTGTTTCTTTTTTGTATTTGAATAATGCCTATGGTCTTACGCTCGCACAGGATGTGCTCACAGGTCCGTTCGCCATCAATGCAACAAATGTTGACCGCATTGCCAGATTAGTGGCCGCAGGTTATAGATAGGATTTCTGTTGAAGCCTTATGACGCCATTCGCACCCGCCTTGCGCGCTCGCCAGAAGCCGGCGCCGCAGCGGGTTTTTCTGTTATATTTTTAGTTTTCGCACTCGCCACGCCAGATACATTTCTCTCCCATAGCGCGATTTCTTCCATTCTCAATAGTCAGGCCGTTCCGGGCATCCTCGCGATCGGTATTACGCTGTTGATGATTTCTGGAGAGTTTGACCTTTCAGTTGGTTCTATTCTGGGGGTGTCTTCTCTCGCATTTCTCTATGCAACCGTAAGTGGTGTACCTATTTTACTCGGGGCAGGAATTGGATTAGTTGTCGGCTGTTTGCTCGGTCTGATCAATGGGTTGCTTCTGGTATCCACGGGCATTCCCTCTTTTATTATTACGCTGGGGACGATGCTCGCTTATCGCGCTATTCCACTTACGGCTATTTCCGGTGGGCGCATTATTCGATATGCCGATTATTCGCGCGAGTCTCCGATTCTCGAAGTGCCCGGTCCAGTGGTTTTTATTTTGACGCTCGCACTTTTTTTTCTCGTTCTGTGGATAGCGCGGGATATCTGGCGGGCGAGAAATCAGTCCGTAAAGTCCAAAATCCTGGTTGCTGCAGCGCTTCTTTTTGTCGCTTATCTCGTCATTGAGGCACTTTTACCCCATCCTTTGATGCCGGTTAAAATTGATTTTTTTTACGCGCTCAATGGACGCATTGAACCGGGGAACTACCGCACTGGCATTCTGTGGTGGATAGGGCTGACCGCGGTTTTTGCGATTATTTTGAGTCAGTCTCGTTTTGGCAATGCTGTTTTTGCCACGGGGGGCAATGCCCAGGCGGCGCGTTTGCAGGGTATTCGGATTGACCGCGTGCGCGTGACCAATTTTGTCATTTCGGGATTTCTCGCTGCGCTCGCGGGTATTATTCAGGTCGCACGACTCAAGAGCGTCGATCCGTTGCGCGGTACGGGGCTGGAACTCGAGGTTATCGCCGCGGTTGTCATTGGTGGCACGCTGCTTACAGGGGGGTATGGCAGTTTGATCGGTTCGGCTATTGGCACTGCGCTGACCGGTATGTTGCGCACGGGGCTTGTTCTTATGCAGGTTCCCTCCAATGCTTTTCGGGGTGCTATTGGTGCTATTATGATTGTGGCTGTTGTGATTAACAATTTTGTGCGGAAAGAACGCTGAGGATACATGTGGCTTTGCTCGAACTCAAAAATATCGGTCGGCGCTTTGGGCATATTGTCGCGCTGAAAGGCGTTGATTTCACGCTTGAGGATGGCGAAGTTCTCGCGCTTTTAGGCGATAATGGGGCGGGCAAATCTACGCTGATTAAGGTGATTACGGGTGTTTATCCGCCGAGTGAAGGCGATATGTATTTTGGGGATGAGGTCATTCGGTTCGACTCGCCACAGGATGCCCGAGATTTGGGGATTGAGACCGTTTATCAGGACCTCGCGCTTGTGCCGAGTATGAGCATTGCGCGCAATTTTTATCTGGGGAGAGAACTCGTTAAGCGGGTCGGTCCGTTTGCGCTTTTCGATCAGGCGGCGATGGATACAGGCGCGGCCGCGGCGCTGGGTGAGATAGGTATTCACATTCGCAATGCGAGCGAATCCGTTGCCCGTCTTTCCGGTGGCGAGCGACAATCGATTGCCATAGCCCGCGCCCTTCACTTTGGGTCTCGCGTGCTCATTCTCGATGAACCGACTTCTGCGCTTTCTGTTGGCGAAACGCGCAAGGTGCTGGGCTATATTGCGGCTGCTAAAGAAAAAGGGTTAGGAGTTATTTTTATTACGCATAATATTACCCATGTGTTTGAGGTTGCTGATCGGGCAACTATTCTCAGCCACGGCGAAAAGGTCGGCGATTTTCCGATCTGCGATGTCACGCAGGACGATGTCGCAGCTATGGTGATGGGGCAGGGTATTCCCGAACATCTTTTAACTTTATGTCCAAACCACTCGAAACGACAGTAGAATCCACTGAGCGCAAAGTCGATCTTTCGCTAACAGGGAAGATCCTCGGGATGACCTTACCCGTTGCTGGGGGAGGCATGATCGAGACGGCTGTGCATATGGCGCAACTCTTTATGATCGGGAAGCTCGGTCCCGTAGCCCTTTCTGCGGTGGGTATTGCTCAGGTGTTTACGCGCGTGCTCTTCACTGCGATGATGTCCATTTCGAGAGGCGCGCTGACGATGGTCGCACAGGCGATTGGCGCAGATTCTATGCGCGAAGCCAGTGCAGCGGCGAAGCAGGCGTTTTCCCTGCTTTTTTTGTTTAGTATCGCTTTTGGCCTGGGTAGTTTGGTTCTTTCGCCTTTTTTGATTCCGATGATGACCTCCGATTCCGAGGTGGCGGCTCTGGGTACGCCGTATTTACAGGTTTTCTTTTTGGGCGTTCCCTTTATGACGCTGAATCGCGCGATTGCGAGTTGCTTTCAGGGTGCTGGGGATACGCGTACGCCTTTCTATCTGAGTTTGATCAGTAGTAGTATTCAAATTGTAATGTGTTTTCTTCTTATTTTTGGTCACTGGGGTTTGCCGAAAATGGGCGTTGTGGGGGCTGCTGTGGGCGGTCTTTTGGGGCGCAGTGCGGCAACTTTAATCGGGCTTGGGTGTCTTTATAGCGGGCGTTTTGCGCTCACGCTTTTGCCCGATACATCTTACCGATTTAACTGGGATGTTGCGCGTCGCATCCTCAAGATTGGCGTACCCTCTGGTCTGCAAGGCATATTGCGCAATGGCTCAGGTGTGGTTTATCTCAAACTCATTGCCATGTCCACATTATCTACAACTGCGGTTGCGGCGTATGCTATTGGGGGTCAGGTAGAACACATTTTGCGGCGAACCGGGTTGGCTTTTGGCACGGTTGCAACAGCTATGGTAGGGCAGCATTTGGGGGCGAAAGAGCCCGCTGGTGCAGAGCGCCACGGTTGGACTATTCTCTTTATTTCAGTTGTGACCAATATTGCCCTGTCGCTGCCCGCCGTGGTGTTTGCCGGAGTTTTTATGTCGGTATTTACGGATGCACAAGAGGTGATCAGTACCGGTGTCATTTACCTTTATGCGATGGTCGTTGCCGAACCATTTTTGTGTGCCTCCAATACGAGTAGCGGGAGTCTCAGAGGTGCTGGCGATACGATGCCTCCGATGTATTATACCCTGATTGCCCAGTGGCTCGTTCGCCTGCCCGTCGCTTATGTTCTGGGGTTTACGCTTGGGTTTGATATTGAAGGTATATGGGTCGCGCTTATTGTTTACAGTATTGTACAGGGTGTACTTACCGTTCGCAAATTCGCCCAGGGCCATTGGAAAAAGCATCAGATTTAATTTTTCACTTATATACTTTTAGTATATCGCGATAAAATTTTTCAGCCCGGGTTGATGGCCAGCACGTCATCTGTCTGGCAGAGAGGGTGAGGTCAATTGGTTTTAAAAGTTCTCCAGGTATTGACCAGTTTTCTTGATTTTCTCTGGTTATCGTTTTTGTTGTTAGCGCCTATGCTAATGCTGGGGCTATTTCTTTCTGGCTTGATTCACGTATTTATCTCGCGTGAAGCTATTTTGCGGTGGTTGCGTGAGGATAGCTTGAAATCCGTAAGCACAAGTGCTGCCGTCGGCGTGCCGGTGCCGCTTTGCAGTTGCTCGGTTGTGCCAGTAGTTGCCGAGATGCGCAATAAGGGCGCGTCCCGTTCGTCCTGTATGTCTTTTCTGATCACGGCGCCGGAAACAGGTGCGGATTCGATTCTGGTCACGAACGCATTTTTTGGATTTATTGTCGCTATTGTCAGGCCCATCATCAGTTTTATTACCGCTGTCGTCGCCGGTATTTTTTGTATTGGTCTCATACGAGATGATCGCGACGAGACTGAGAGGAGCGATCGCAGTCGTGACCGTGGTCAAGACTGCGATCATGAATGTGACCACGACCATGGGCACGAACCTCTGGTGTCTGGAAGCGATGATTGCTACGTTAGTCCCTCACAACTGAAGACGTTATTTTTTGGTTGGGTGAGGAAGGTCAAGCACGACAAACGCGATATGGTTCGGGCCAACGACAAACAAATTTCTGAGGACGATTTGACTTTTAAAAAAGTCGTCAGGCATATTTTTCGCTATGGCTTTGTAGAAATAGCGGACGATATTCTGTTTGCGTTGATCGTGGGCATCGCGCTGGGAGGCGTGATCTATCTGGCGATTCCGAGCGATCTGATGTCAAATGCGTATGCGCGCTGGTTGTCCTACCCCGTTATGGTGCTGGTTGGTGTACCTCTCTATATCTGTGCGTCCGCGAGTACTCCGATAGCCGCCGCGCTAGTCGCCAAGGGGTTTAGTCCTGGCGCGGCGATGATTTTTCTGATGACTGGACCGGCGA encodes:
- a CDS encoding substrate-binding domain-containing protein — protein: MIIRYIFVLFFAFSCLHPAIAQERYKFAFVTHGGPGNPFWNVVIKGMEDAARRYDVDVQWLSNPTFSIADMPNFLDDAIANKVNGIGITCPDPEAIRESVVRAHAAGIPIIVLNTADPNAGGGDALPTQFYVGASEYLGGQSNARAILAEAEKRGIAVQRAVCPIQELGHSGLEARFAGFSSIFEERGIVVDGLTISNDVEQSAGLLRDYFLGHPETNAIATLGPLPADAFYLFVEEEGKKAGEILHVTHDTSTSIFDHIRRGYTVQAVDQQPYLQGYLTVSFLYLNNAYGLTLAQDVLTGPFAINATNVDRIARLVAAGYR
- a CDS encoding ABC transporter permease — its product is MKPYDAIRTRLARSPEAGAAAGFSVIFLVFALATPDTFLSHSAISSILNSQAVPGILAIGITLLMISGEFDLSVGSILGVSSLAFLYATVSGVPILLGAGIGLVVGCLLGLINGLLLVSTGIPSFIITLGTMLAYRAIPLTAISGGRIIRYADYSRESPILEVPGPVVFILTLALFFLVLWIARDIWRARNQSVKSKILVAAALLFVAYLVIEALLPHPLMPVKIDFFYALNGRIEPGNYRTGILWWIGLTAVFAIILSQSRFGNAVFATGGNAQAARLQGIRIDRVRVTNFVISGFLAALAGIIQVARLKSVDPLRGTGLELEVIAAVVIGGTLLTGGYGSLIGSAIGTALTGMLRTGLVLMQVPSNAFRGAIGAIMIVAVVINNFVRKER
- a CDS encoding ATP-binding cassette domain-containing protein; amino-acid sequence: MALLELKNIGRRFGHIVALKGVDFTLEDGEVLALLGDNGAGKSTLIKVITGVYPPSEGDMYFGDEVIRFDSPQDARDLGIETVYQDLALVPSMSIARNFYLGRELVKRVGPFALFDQAAMDTGAAAALGEIGIHIRNASESVARLSGGERQSIAIARALHFGSRVLILDEPTSALSVGETRKVLGYIAAAKEKGLGVIFITHNITHVFEVADRATILSHGEKVGDFPICDVTQDDVAAMVMGQGIPEHLLTLCPNHSKRQ
- a CDS encoding MATE family efflux transporter encodes the protein MSKPLETTVESTERKVDLSLTGKILGMTLPVAGGGMIETAVHMAQLFMIGKLGPVALSAVGIAQVFTRVLFTAMMSISRGALTMVAQAIGADSMREASAAAKQAFSLLFLFSIAFGLGSLVLSPFLIPMMTSDSEVAALGTPYLQVFFLGVPFMTLNRAIASCFQGAGDTRTPFYLSLISSSIQIVMCFLLIFGHWGLPKMGVVGAAVGGLLGRSAATLIGLGCLYSGRFALTLLPDTSYRFNWDVARRILKIGVPSGLQGILRNGSGVVYLKLIAMSTLSTTAVAAYAIGGQVEHILRRTGLAFGTVATAMVGQHLGAKEPAGAERHGWTILFISVVTNIALSLPAVVFAGVFMSVFTDAQEVISTGVIYLYAMVVAEPFLCASNTSSGSLRGAGDTMPPMYYTLIAQWLVRLPVAYVLGFTLGFDIEGIWVALIVYSIVQGVLTVRKFAQGHWKKHQI
- a CDS encoding SO_0444 family Cu/Zn efflux transporter; its protein translation is MTSFLDFLWLSFLLLAPMLMLGLFLSGLIHVFISREAILRWLREDSLKSVSTSAAVGVPVPLCSCSVVPVVAEMRNKGASRSSCMSFLITAPETGADSILVTNAFFGFIVAIVRPIISFITAVVAGIFCIGLIRDDRDETERSDRSRDRGQDCDHECDHDHGHEPLVSGSDDCYVSPSQLKTLFFGWVRKVKHDKRDMVRANDKQISEDDLTFKKVVRHIFRYGFVEIADDILFALIVGIALGGVIYLAIPSDLMSNAYARWLSYPVMVLVGVPLYICASASTPIAAALVAKGFSPGAAMIFLMTGPATNTGTIAIIVSQFGTRFASIYVSSVIAVTVVLGIAVDLLLLALGVTIPVYLGPSESETIQLIQWGSAFAMIALIVWRFRAGAFKSGYEDMLFNIRPLFKL